A single region of the Helicobacter colisuis genome encodes:
- the tyrS gene encoding tyrosine--tRNA ligase gives MSVESQIKTALAEIQRGTQEIIGLEYIEKLIRDYFENGKTFKVKAGFDPTAPDLHLGHTVLLQKLATFQKYGGIVCFLIGDFTGMIGDPTGKSETRKPLNKEQVLANAKTYEEQVYKVLDSSKMEIAFNSKWLDSLGTRGMIELAAKFSVARMLERDDFEKRFKNQNPISIVEFFYPLLQGYDSVALECDIECGGTDQKFNLLMGRHLQRAYGIPKEQSVVMVPLLEGLDGVHKMSKSLGNYVGITQEPKEMFGRLLSISDTLMWRYYELLSSKSLAEIQKIKEGVKNGVLHPKTAKENLALEIIARYYDEQKAKEAKEEFDKVFSKDEMPSQMPTFEKSSGIWIAQLMSECGLCASNSEALRLIKQGGVKIDGQKLEDSKLNLQTGEYVIQAGKRKFVRAIIK, from the coding sequence ATGAGCGTAGAATCGCAAATCAAAACTGCTTTAGCAGAAATCCAAAGAGGCACTCAAGAAATCATTGGATTAGAATATATTGAAAAACTCATAAGAGACTATTTTGAAAATGGAAAAACATTCAAAGTCAAAGCAGGATTTGATCCAACTGCGCCAGATTTGCACCTAGGGCACACCGTGCTTTTACAAAAACTTGCCACTTTTCAAAAATACGGCGGCATTGTGTGTTTTCTCATTGGTGATTTTACAGGAATGATTGGAGATCCAACAGGCAAAAGTGAAACTAGAAAACCTCTAAACAAAGAACAAGTCCTAGCCAATGCAAAAACTTATGAAGAGCAAGTTTATAAAGTGCTAGATTCTTCAAAAATGGAGATTGCCTTTAATTCAAAATGGCTTGATAGTCTAGGCACACGCGGAATGATTGAACTTGCAGCAAAATTTTCAGTTGCTAGAATGCTTGAGAGAGATGATTTTGAAAAACGCTTTAAGAATCAAAATCCCATTAGTATCGTAGAGTTTTTCTATCCCTTGTTGCAAGGCTATGATTCTGTGGCTTTAGAATGCGATATTGAATGCGGTGGAACAGATCAAAAATTCAATTTGCTTATGGGTAGGCATTTGCAAAGAGCTTATGGAATCCCAAAAGAACAATCAGTGGTTATGGTCCCCCTTTTAGAAGGCTTAGATGGTGTGCATAAGATGAGTAAAAGCTTGGGAAATTATGTTGGAATCACGCAAGAACCAAAAGAAATGTTTGGGCGGTTGTTAAGCATTTCAGATACGCTAATGTGGAGATATTATGAGCTTTTGAGCTCCAAAAGTCTAGCAGAAATCCAAAAAATTAAAGAAGGCGTAAAAAATGGGGTTTTACACCCAAAAACAGCAAAAGAAAATCTCGCACTAGAAATCATCGCGCGCTACTATGATGAGCAAAAAGCCAAAGAAGCCAAAGAGGAATTTGACAAAGTCTTTAGCAAAGATGAAATGCCAAGCCAAATGCCCACCTTTGAAAAAAGTAGCGGAATTTGGATAGCACAACTTATGAGCGAATGTGGCTTGTGTGCCTCAAACTCCGAAGCATTACGCCTTATTAAACAAGGTGGAGTGAAAATTGATGGACAAAAACTTGAAGATTCTAAATTAAATTTACAAACAGGCGAATATGTCATTCAAGCTGGAAAGAGAAAATTTGTCCGCGCAATCATCAAATAA
- a CDS encoding nitronate monooxygenase produces MLSKPQLKPLKIGKYTIPFPIIQGGMGVGISWDNLAGNVSKHGALGVISCVGSGYYKKSAFVQKVIKHRPFDTINFYSKESLFEIFKNARKICGNNPLGANILYAINEYGRVVRDACEAGANMIITGAGLPTNMPEFTSNFPNVALIPIVSSAKALKILCKRWEGRYKRIPDAVIVEGPLSGGHQGVSYEDCFKPEYQLESIVPEVLEESKKWGEIPIVAAGGIWDRSDIDKIMALGASGVQMGTRFLGSEECDAPYYKELMPKIKKEDIELIKSPVGYPARAIVTGIIKELREGKKPKIACISNCVSPCNRGQEAKKVGYCIADGLGDGYLGDPINGLYFTGANGYRIEKIQSVKEILDELTQC; encoded by the coding sequence ATGCTATCTAAACCACAATTAAAGCCTTTAAAAATCGGAAAATACACGATTCCATTCCCCATTATTCAGGGTGGAATGGGAGTTGGAATTAGCTGGGATAACCTTGCAGGTAATGTTTCAAAACATGGAGCGCTTGGGGTAATTTCTTGCGTGGGAAGTGGCTATTACAAAAAAAGTGCCTTTGTGCAAAAAGTCATCAAGCATCGCCCTTTTGATACCATTAATTTTTACTCCAAAGAATCTTTATTTGAAATTTTTAAAAATGCGCGAAAAATTTGTGGCAACAATCCACTTGGTGCAAATATTTTATATGCTATTAACGAATATGGGCGCGTGGTGCGCGATGCTTGTGAAGCAGGCGCAAATATGATTATCACGGGTGCAGGATTGCCTACTAATATGCCGGAATTTACAAGCAATTTCCCCAATGTAGCACTCATTCCCATTGTCTCATCAGCCAAAGCTTTGAAAATTTTGTGTAAGCGTTGGGAGGGGAGATACAAAAGAATCCCCGATGCAGTAATTGTAGAGGGACCACTTAGTGGCGGACACCAAGGTGTGAGTTATGAAGACTGCTTTAAACCCGAATATCAGCTTGAAAGCATTGTCCCTGAAGTGCTAGAAGAAAGTAAAAAATGGGGTGAGATTCCAATTGTTGCTGCAGGGGGAATTTGGGATAGAAGCGATATTGACAAAATAATGGCATTAGGAGCAAGTGGAGTGCAAATGGGAACGCGATTCTTAGGATCAGAAGAATGCGATGCTCCCTATTACAAAGAACTAATGCCAAAAATTAAAAAAGAAGATATTGAACTTATTAAATCACCCGTTGGTTACCCAGCAAGAGCTATTGTTACAGGCATTATTAAAGAATTACGCGAGGGTAAAAAACCTAAAATTGCTTGTATTAGCAACTGCGTTTCACCTTGTAACCGCGGACAAGAAGCAAAAAAAGTGGGCTATTGTATAGCTGATGGTTTAGGCGATGGGTATCTTGGCGATCCGATCAATGGATTATATTTTACCGGAGCTAATGGATACCGAATTGAGAAAATCCAAAGCGTCAAAGAAATCCTTGATGAATTAACACAATGCTAA
- a CDS encoding N-acetylmuramoyl-L-alanine amidase family protein gives MLRIIALFFCFFHFAWGGILEIQSIKQTTNGVALNFNQTIEKKDFKSFVLENKEGFRYVYDMPAVLMGKAKLLEFEGEISLRIAQNSPTKVRLVIQSPKKLTISLNTSKKQARFSFLKEISIPSLFENNAKQESLKKDRKTIVIDPGHGGKDCGAIGVNKTCEKIIVLSIGKYLRDILQERGYKVYMTRSGDKFIKLRERTSFANDKEADLFISIHANAIVDNKNSLEGVESYFLSTARSEKAKNVAALENKDDIESMNYFSKQSVLNTLNTQRIIASNRLAIDIQYGMLQSLRKNYKIVDGGVREGPFWVLVGALMPSVLLEVGYITHPTEGKRLTQTAFQKNIAKGIADGIDNYFIKNP, from the coding sequence ATGCTAAGAATCATCGCTTTATTTTTCTGTTTTTTTCATTTTGCTTGGGGCGGTATTTTAGAAATCCAATCTATTAAGCAAACCACAAATGGAGTTGCTCTAAATTTTAACCAAACCATTGAAAAAAAAGATTTCAAAAGCTTTGTCCTAGAAAATAAAGAGGGATTTCGCTATGTCTATGATATGCCAGCAGTCCTTATGGGCAAGGCAAAACTTTTAGAATTTGAAGGAGAGATTAGCTTAAGAATCGCACAAAACTCTCCAACAAAAGTGCGCTTAGTTATCCAAAGCCCCAAAAAACTAACCATTTCTTTAAATACTTCTAAAAAGCAAGCTCGCTTTTCTTTTCTTAAAGAAATCTCTATCCCATCGCTATTTGAAAATAACGCAAAACAGGAATCTTTAAAAAAAGATCGCAAAACAATAGTAATTGATCCTGGACATGGTGGAAAAGATTGTGGAGCTATTGGGGTTAATAAGACATGTGAAAAAATTATTGTGCTAAGCATTGGAAAATATCTAAGAGATATCCTGCAAGAGCGTGGCTACAAGGTCTATATGACAAGAAGTGGCGATAAATTTATCAAACTGCGAGAAAGAACGAGTTTTGCCAATGACAAAGAGGCTGATTTGTTTATTTCAATCCATGCTAATGCCATTGTTGATAATAAAAATTCGCTAGAAGGGGTGGAGAGCTATTTTCTCTCAACTGCAAGAAGCGAAAAAGCAAAAAATGTTGCTGCACTAGAAAATAAAGATGACATTGAATCTATGAATTACTTTTCTAAACAATCTGTTTTAAATACTCTAAATACCCAAAGAATCATTGCCTCAAACCGACTTGCCATTGACATACAATATGGAATGCTACAATCTTTAAGAAAAAACTATAAAATTGTTGATGGTGGAGTTAGGGAAGGTCCTTTTTGGGTTTTGGTGGGAGCTTTGATGCCATCAGTTTTGCTGGAAGTTGGATATATCACACACCCAACAGAAGGCAAACGACTAACACAAACCGCATTCCAAAAAAATATTGCCAAAGGAATTGCTGATGGCATTGATAATTACTTCATAAAAAATCCATAG